The Phoenix dactylifera cultivar Barhee BC4 unplaced genomic scaffold, palm_55x_up_171113_PBpolish2nd_filt_p 000776F, whole genome shotgun sequence genome includes a window with the following:
- the LOC103710548 gene encoding uncharacterized protein LOC103710548 isoform X4, whose translation MELFPRFPRNIQESTSSSSSELQPFINLDDRRSLQVQDEISDLKQQQQLYDCEKEQIRLRDEIRVLLELMDNSGMRLKQLEDDTRMKLMTCLQEKENKERESAALEDTAKSIKEELERFETVEGHQKEQMARLSSQLESLQSENTSMSINLQRSNLEMQLLEESDYLLPIEKRNMRPASESKHSTSASAELRNILDKMGCELKPK comes from the exons ATGGAGCTCTTTCCACGGTTCCCGAGGAACATCCAAGAATCCACCAGCAGCTCATCATCGGAGCTGCAGCCCTTCATCAACCTGGACGACCGCAGAAGCCTCCAAGTCCAAGATGAGATCTCTGATctcaagcagcagcagcagctttACGATTGCGAGAAGGAACAGATCCGCCTTCGAGATGAAATCCGGGTCCTCCTGGAGTTAATGGACAACTCTGGCATGCGCTTGAAACAACTCGAG GATGACACGAGGATGAAGCTGATGACGTGCCTCCAGGAAAAGGAGAacaaggaaagggaaagtgccGCACTAGAGGATACAGCGAAGTCTATCAAGGAAGAACTTGAGCGTTTTGAGACAGTAGAAGGACATCAAAAGGAACAG ATGGCAAGATTGTCTTCTCAGCTTGAATCCCTGCAAAGTGAGAACACCAGCATGAGCATCAACCTTCAAAGATCCAATTTGGAG ATGCAGCTACTTGAAGAAAGTGACTACCTCCTACCTATTGAAAAGAGAAACATGCGTCCAGCATCTGAGAGCAAGCATTCCACAAGTGCTTCTGCTGAATTGAGAAATATTCTAGACAAAAT GGGATGTGAActcaagcctaagtga
- the LOC103710548 gene encoding CAP-Gly domain-containing linker protein 1-like isoform X3, whose translation MELFPRFPRNIQESTSSSSSELQPFINLDDRRSLQVQDEISDLKQQQQLYDCEKEQIRLRDEIRVLLELMDNSGMRLKQLEDDTRMKLMTCLQEKENKERESAALEDTAKSIKEELERFETVEGHQKEQMARLSSQLESLQSENTSMSINLQRSNLEVKALNKEIKNLQMQLLEESDYLLPIEKRNMRPASESKHSTSASAELRNILDKMGCELKPK comes from the exons ATGGAGCTCTTTCCACGGTTCCCGAGGAACATCCAAGAATCCACCAGCAGCTCATCATCGGAGCTGCAGCCCTTCATCAACCTGGACGACCGCAGAAGCCTCCAAGTCCAAGATGAGATCTCTGATctcaagcagcagcagcagctttACGATTGCGAGAAGGAACAGATCCGCCTTCGAGATGAAATCCGGGTCCTCCTGGAGTTAATGGACAACTCTGGCATGCGCTTGAAACAACTCGAG GATGACACGAGGATGAAGCTGATGACGTGCCTCCAGGAAAAGGAGAacaaggaaagggaaagtgccGCACTAGAGGATACAGCGAAGTCTATCAAGGAAGAACTTGAGCGTTTTGAGACAGTAGAAGGACATCAAAAGGAACAG ATGGCAAGATTGTCTTCTCAGCTTGAATCCCTGCAAAGTGAGAACACCAGCATGAGCATCAACCTTCAAAGATCCAATTTGGAG GTCAAGGCACTAAACAAAGAGATTAAGAACCTGCAGATGCAGCTACTTGAAGAAAGTGACTACCTCCTACCTATTGAAAAGAGAAACATGCGTCCAGCATCTGAGAGCAAGCATTCCACAAGTGCTTCTGCTGAATTGAGAAATATTCTAGACAAAAT GGGATGTGAActcaagcctaagtga
- the LOC103710548 gene encoding uncharacterized protein LOC103710548 isoform X2 produces MELFPRFPRNIQESTSSSSSELQPFINLDDRRSLQVQDEISDLKQQQQLYDCEKEQIRLRDEIRVLLELMDNSGMRLKQLEDDTRMKLMTCLQEKENKERESAALEDTAKSIKEELERFETVEGHQKEQMARLSSQLESLQSENTSMSINLQRSNLEMQLLEESDYLLPIEKRNMRPASESKHSTSASAELRNILDKMYVKSFFSYEFVWRVIFLVHLGLVS; encoded by the exons ATGGAGCTCTTTCCACGGTTCCCGAGGAACATCCAAGAATCCACCAGCAGCTCATCATCGGAGCTGCAGCCCTTCATCAACCTGGACGACCGCAGAAGCCTCCAAGTCCAAGATGAGATCTCTGATctcaagcagcagcagcagctttACGATTGCGAGAAGGAACAGATCCGCCTTCGAGATGAAATCCGGGTCCTCCTGGAGTTAATGGACAACTCTGGCATGCGCTTGAAACAACTCGAG GATGACACGAGGATGAAGCTGATGACGTGCCTCCAGGAAAAGGAGAacaaggaaagggaaagtgccGCACTAGAGGATACAGCGAAGTCTATCAAGGAAGAACTTGAGCGTTTTGAGACAGTAGAAGGACATCAAAAGGAACAG ATGGCAAGATTGTCTTCTCAGCTTGAATCCCTGCAAAGTGAGAACACCAGCATGAGCATCAACCTTCAAAGATCCAATTTGGAG ATGCAGCTACTTGAAGAAAGTGACTACCTCCTACCTATTGAAAAGAGAAACATGCGTCCAGCATCTGAGAGCAAGCATTCCACAAGTGCTTCTGCTGAATTGAGAAATATTCTAGACAAAATGTATGTAAAGTCCTTTTTCAGCTATGAATTTGTATGGAGAGTTATTTTTTTAGTGCATCTGGGGCTTGTATCCTAG
- the LOC103710548 gene encoding uncharacterized protein LOC103710548 isoform X1, translating into MELFPRFPRNIQESTSSSSSELQPFINLDDRRSLQVQDEISDLKQQQQLYDCEKEQIRLRDEIRVLLELMDNSGMRLKQLEDDTRMKLMTCLQEKENKERESAALEDTAKSIKEELERFETVEGHQKEQMARLSSQLESLQSENTSMSINLQRSNLEVKALNKEIKNLQMQLLEESDYLLPIEKRNMRPASESKHSTSASAELRNILDKMYVKSFFSYEFVWRVIFLVHLGLVS; encoded by the exons ATGGAGCTCTTTCCACGGTTCCCGAGGAACATCCAAGAATCCACCAGCAGCTCATCATCGGAGCTGCAGCCCTTCATCAACCTGGACGACCGCAGAAGCCTCCAAGTCCAAGATGAGATCTCTGATctcaagcagcagcagcagctttACGATTGCGAGAAGGAACAGATCCGCCTTCGAGATGAAATCCGGGTCCTCCTGGAGTTAATGGACAACTCTGGCATGCGCTTGAAACAACTCGAG GATGACACGAGGATGAAGCTGATGACGTGCCTCCAGGAAAAGGAGAacaaggaaagggaaagtgccGCACTAGAGGATACAGCGAAGTCTATCAAGGAAGAACTTGAGCGTTTTGAGACAGTAGAAGGACATCAAAAGGAACAG ATGGCAAGATTGTCTTCTCAGCTTGAATCCCTGCAAAGTGAGAACACCAGCATGAGCATCAACCTTCAAAGATCCAATTTGGAG GTCAAGGCACTAAACAAAGAGATTAAGAACCTGCAGATGCAGCTACTTGAAGAAAGTGACTACCTCCTACCTATTGAAAAGAGAAACATGCGTCCAGCATCTGAGAGCAAGCATTCCACAAGTGCTTCTGCTGAATTGAGAAATATTCTAGACAAAATGTATGTAAAGTCCTTTTTCAGCTATGAATTTGTATGGAGAGTTATTTTTTTAGTGCATCTGGGGCTTGTATCCTAG